The genomic stretch CCAGTTGGTCGACGAGATATGGCGAGCCGGACTACCGGTCATTGCCAGTGTCGTCAGCGAATACGGCGCCCAACTCCTCCAGGAAGCTTTTTCTGGGAAAGTGCCTGTCCGTCAAGGTGCCATGGAACTTTCGGCGATGCGCGCCTTTGTCCGGGAAAAAGGGATCATTGCGGTGATCGACGCCACCCATCCCTTTGCCCGCGCAGTGTCGGAAAATCTGCTGCAACTGGCTGCAAGAGAGGGTGTCGCCTATCTTCGGTATGAGCGACCTTCTGTAGATACGACAGATTTCCTAAACTTGATTGTTGTCAGAAATTGGGAAGAGGTATTGGGTGCGCTGGGAGAGGCTGGGGAGGGGGAGACGGTCTTTCTCGCCACCGGAAGCCGGGCGCTGCCGCAGGTCATTCCGCCGCTGCTGCAAAAAAAGCTCCGCCCCATCGCACGCATCCTGCCTGATCTGGATTCGCTGCGGCTGTGCCTCGATCTGGGCCTCCAAGCCGATCAGATCATCGCGATGCAGGGCCCTTTCAGTGAAGAAATGAACCGGGCCATGTTCGCGCAAACAAAGGCGCGCTGGTTGGTCACCAAGGAGAGCGGCGCTGTCGGCGGCGCCGCCGCCAAGCTCCGCGCCGCCGCCGAAATGGGACTGAAGACGATCCTGCTCTGTCGGCCCGATTTGCCTTATCCCTGTATAACGACTGACTTTGAACAAGCAGTCGCCTGGGCCGAAGAGAGGCTGCAATAGTCGGATAAGGAGCGTCTTTTCCTGAATCAGAACATGAAATCGGACTATGAAACCGGAACAGAAACCGGAACAAATGAAGTCGAAGCAAGCGGTCTGTAAGGGCCGCCGGATAAGGAAAAGGAGAGGTAATCATGAAAACGGGCGTTTTGATGATCGCCCATGGCAGCCGCCTCCAGGAGGCCAACAACCATGCTGTCGCCATCGGCCGCATGGTTCAGGAGAAGTATGGGGTGGAGCCCCTCGTCGTCTCTTTTATGGAACTGGCCAAGCCGAGCATGGCCGAAGGGCTTGCCCAACTGGTGGCGGCCGGCGTCAATGATGTCAAGGTGATCCCGCTCTTTTTATACAATGGCGTTCATATTCAAAAGGATATCCCGGAAGAGCTGGAGGAACTGCAAAAGAGCTATCCGAACATTCAGATCACTGTAGGACGGCCGCTCGGCGCTGATGAACGCATCGCCCAGCTGATTTTCGAGCGCATCCAGGAGGTCAGTTGATGGACTACATCACCGATCCCCGCGCTATTGAGACAAAAAGCATGGAGATCATCGACGGGCTGATCGGTCCGCTGCCTGTATCGGCAGAGGAGCGCAAGGTGATCAAGCGCGTCGTCCATACGACAGGGGACCCCGACTTTGCTAAGCTGGTCCGCTGGAGCCACGGCGCCGTTCCTATCGGCATCGCCGCCTTGGCCCGGGGGGCGTCGGTCTTCACGGATGTGAACATGGTTCGCGTGGGCGTCAACAGCCGTCTCCTCACTATCAAGGGGGGCAACGTTGTCTGCGCGATCAGCGAGCCCCGCGTTGTTGCCGAGGCGGAACGGACCGGCAAGACGCGGGCGATGACCGCCTTCGACCTGCTTGCCCCAGAGATGAACGGCGCTGTCATCGCTATCGGCAATGCGCCCACCGCGCTCTTTCACCTGCTCTCGTTGGTGGAAGCAGGCCGCTGCCGCCCGGCTTTGGTCGTCGGCACACCGGTCGGCTTCGTCGGCGCCGCCGAATCGAAAGAGGCCTTAACCCAGGCTGACGTTCCCTACATCACGGTGACGGGAAACAAGGGCGGCAGCAATATCGCCGCCGCTATCGTCAATGCCATGTTGTTGCAGATGCCCTAGCGACTGATGCGATGTCGACGGATACCAACCGGAGGCTAACAGCGGTTGTCGGCCTTCTGCAGCAACGTCAATAATTCGCTGATCTCTGGATGCTCCGGTTCCGTTCCCTTACGTTCACCTCGGCAATCGCCATGGTGGCGCTGGATCAGTTCCACCAGCGCTGGTGTCCAGCGGCGACGCGCCGCTTCTTGCGCGCCAAGGGACGCGTGCTGGGCAAGAACGGAAAGCGGCTTGCCCAGCAGGGGCCAGCCGTGGAAGGCTTGACTTTTCACAGGCCAAGATCCGAGAAGAACATAGAGGACGCGGTGAACCAAGCCGATGCTGGCGTTGCGTTTGCCCATGTCATGCAGCAGGGCGGCTTTGATCAGCAACTGCTGCCCCTCCGGCGATAGTTCGCCAGATTCCCTGTGACAGAGATGAGCCACATCGAGGGCGTGACGCCGGTCGGCAGGGGCCATTTCCAGGAAGACCGCCCGTTCTTCTGGAGCGAGGAAAGCGTCGGCCCAAACCAGTTCCTCCTCCGAAAAGTGCGGTTGCCAGGCTTGCAGGACTTGTCGGCAACGGTATCGGATTCTGGAAAAAAGCGCTGTCTTCATGCAATCAGTATATCACGAAGAGGCGTTGATGAAGATGTACATTCAGTCTGGAGAATTGGTGCTCGTTACCGGCGGCGCCCGGAGTGGAAAAAGCGCCTGGGCGGAACAACTGGCTGCCGAAGCGGCCGGTACAAAGCCGGAGCAGGTGGTCTATGTGGCCACGGCTGGCGTTTTTGATGAGGAGATGCGTCGCCGCGTCGATACACACCGGCAGCGCCGTCCCGCCGCTTGGCAGACCGTCGAAGAGCCGCTCGATTTGTTGCGGGTGATCGATGAATGGGATGAGGAAGGACGGGTGATCCTGATCGATTGCCTGACCCTGTGGACGACCAACCTGCTGCTGCCGCAATACCGGGAAGAAGAATGGAACAACCAAAAAGAACAGACCCTCGTCGACATGGCCCGGCACACGGCCAAGCGGGCCAGCGCCTCCCGGGCGACGGTGATCGCCGTCGGCAACGAGGTCGGATGGGGGATCGTCCCGCCTGATCCGCTCAGCCGCGCCTTTCGCGACGCCGCTGGCCGGGTGCAACAAGCCTTTGCTACCGAAGCTCATCGGGTCTATCTGGCTGTCGCCGGCTGCCCGCTGCAGGTCAAAGGACCCGCCTAAAGAGCACTCATTCAAAGGCAGCATCGCCGAAAAGGCGCTCAGTCAAAGGCAGACTGCTGACGAGTTTTATCGTGACAGCAAGTGCCCGTTTTAGGGAGGGGAGCGGAGCAACCTATGGCCAAAGCCATTATGATGCAAGGAACCAGTTCCAACGTCGGCAAGAGCGTGCTGGCAGCGGCCCTTTGTCGCATCTTTTACCGCGACGGGCATAAGGTGGTGCCCTTTAAGTCTCAGAACATGGCCCTCAACTCCTATGTCACCAGCGACGGCGGTGAGATGGGGCGCGCCCAGGTTGTCCAGGCGGAAGCGGCGGGGATCGAACCGCAGGTGGAGATGAACCCGATCCTGCTGAAGCCGACGGGACAGGCGTCATCTCAGGTGATCGTCCTAGGCCGCCCCATCGGCAACATCAGTGCCCGCGAGTACCACCTGGAATATGCCACGTCCGCCCTCGACACGATTCAGGCCTGTCTCGACAAGTTCAACAACGAATATGACATCATCGTCATTGAAGGCGCCGGTTCACCTGCCGAGGTCAACTTAAAAGCCCGCGATATCGCCAACATGCGGGTAGCCAAAATGGCTGACGCGCCGGTCCTCCTCGTAGCCGACATCGACCGCGGCGGCGCCTTGGCCTCCATCGTCGGCACCCTGGCGCTCCTCGATCCGGACGAGCGGGAACGGGTGAAAGGGATCATCATCAACAAGTTTCGCGGCGACATCTCACTCCTCCAGCCGGCCATCGACTTTTTGGAGGATTACACCAAGATCCCTGTGCTCGGCGTCGTCCCTTACTTCCGGGGTTTGAACATCCAGGAAGAGGACTCGGTGGCCCTGGAAAAAGCAGAACGACAGGTCCCCTCGGGCGAAAGGCTGGACATTGCCGTCATCCGCCTGCCTCGCATTTCCAACTTCACCGATCTAGACGCGCTGGAGGCGGAAGGCGTAGCTCGGGTCCGCTATGTGGAGGAGGCCGGCGAGCTGGGCAAGCCCGATCTGGTCATCATCCCTGGGACAAAAAATACGATCGAAGACATGTGCTGGCTTCGCCGGAAGGGGATCGACAGGGAGATACAGGTGCTGGCCAAAAACGGCGTTCCCCTCTGGGGGATCTGCGGCGGCTATCAGATGCTCGGCCGGGAGATCGCCGATCCGGCGGGGGTGGAGAGCACGCTGCCTTCCATCTCCGGACTGGGCTTGCTCGATATGGTGACGACGATGGAGGCGGAAAAGGTGACCCGCCTGGTCACGGCCACCCTCTGCGGTCCGGGGCCTTTCTTGTCGCCCTTGCAGGGGTTGACCGTCCAGGGTTACGAAATCCACATGGGCCAGAGCAATCCTGTCGGCGATCAGCCCTCTTTCTGCCGGATTCGGCAGCGCGGCGACGAAACGGTAGATGTCGCCGACGGCCTCGTCGGCGGTGACGGCCTGGTCATCGGCTCCTATCTGCATGGCATCTTTGATAACGAGCCGCTCCGCCATCACCTGTTGAACACGCTGCGCCGAAAAAAAGGCCTTCCGGAGATCGATTTTGCCGGTATCCCGTCCATTCGGGAGCGGCGCGAGCAGGACTATGACCGCCTGGGCGAGATTGTCCGCCAGAGCCTGCGCATGGATCTGCTCTACGAGATTGTAGGGCTTCCGGGACCTGCTCGTGGAAGCGGATCGGCTCCTGTGAACGGGTCTTCCGTTTCCTATGAGCCTGTTGTCGCTCAGGGATCTGCCGGTTCACCGGGAACTACCGGGATACAGGGGCCTACTGATCCACAGGTCGGGTGATTCTCACATGAACGTAATCGCGCCCTTATCGGTGAAGGAACTGTCGATCTTTCTCGATTGCGGACTCTCCATCGGCGCCGTCACCTTGCTCTTGGCGCTCCTCTATGACAGCTTGGTGGGCGACCCGAGATGGCTTCCCCATCCGGTCATCGGCATCGGCAAAGTGATCACCTTTTTGGAAAAAAAACTCTACCCGGCCTCCGATGGGGGCAGTGCTTTAGCAAATTTCTTAAAGGGAATGGTCCTGTCGGTTATTACCGTAGCCAGCACCTTCTCCGTCGCCGCCCTTGTCATGTTGGCGCTCCATCTAGCCGGTTTTAGCACAGCTGTGGATAACGTCCTGACCTGGCCGGCCCTCCTGGGGAAACTGGCTGCCGCCACCCTGCTCGGGATCGCCTTTGCCGGACGTTGCCTGGCTGAGGCTGCTCTGGAGATCAAGGGACTCTTAGAGCAGGGAGACCTAGTGGAGGCGCGGCGGAAGCTCTCCTGGATCGTGGGGCGAGACACGGTGAACCTCGGCGAAAGCGAAATCGTCCGGGCGACCGTCGAAACGGTGGCGGAAAACACCGTCGACGGCATCACCAGTCCCCTCTTTTATGCCTTGCTGCTTGGCATCCCTGGCGCTTATGCTTATAAGGCGATCAACACTCTCGATTCCATGATCGGCTACCGGAACGAGCGCTATCTCTGGTTCGGCCGCTTCGCCGCCCGCCTTGATGACGCGGCCAATTACATCCCCGCCCGGCTGACCGGCCTCTCCATGGTCCTGGCAGCGACGATGATGGGCTTTCCCTTTAAACGCATGATCGCCGCCTGGCGGGAAGATGCCCGCCGCCATCCCAGCCCGAACAGCGGCATCCCCGAGTCGATCATGGCCGGCGCTCTTGGGGTGCAGTTGGGCGGTCTCAATTACTACCAGGGACAGCCCTCCCATCGCGCCACTATGGGCCGGCCTCTCGTCCCCCTGGAGGCCCGCCACATCGGTCAGGCGGTGCAGGTGATGGCACTGACGACTGCGATTTTTGCCTTCGCCGGTTCGGCAATTCTCATCGGATTAGGAAAGTGGTTGTGATGATCCCTTCTGTCGTAATCGCCGGCACCCACAGCGGCGCAGGAAAAACCACCGTCACCATGGGCCTTCTGGCGGCATTGCGGCGGCGGGGTTTGACGGTGCAGAGTTTCAAGGCGGGGCCCGACTACATCGATCCCACCTTCCATCGCCTGATCACGGGACGGATCTGTTCCAACCTGGACACGTGGATGATGGAGGCGGGCACGATCAAGCGCCTGTTCCGGCGGGCTGTCGAAGGGGCGCAGGTCGCCTTGATTGAGGGGGTCATGGGCCTCTTTGACGGCGCCGCCGGAGAACTGCCGGGTGGCGCCGGGAGCACAGCCGCCTTGGCCGCCCTGTTGCAGACTCCCATCGTTCTGGTAGTGGACGCCCGTTCCGCCGCCCAGAGCATCGCCGCCGTCGTTTACGGCTTTCGCCACCTAAACCCGGCGCTGCCGGTGGCCGGTGTGATTTTCAACCGGGTTGGATCAGTGCGCCACGGCCGGATGGTTCGCCAGGCGGTGGAGCAGACCTGCCGGATCCCGGTCCTGGGCTGTCTCCCTCGCGATGCCGTCCGGCCCATGCCGGAACGTCACCTGGGGCTCGTATCGGCTGTGGAAAGGAGGGCATCCCTGGAAGCCTACTGGCAGAGGCTGGCCGATGTGATCGAAGAACACCTGGATGTCGATTTTCTGTTAGAGCAGATGACGGTCTATGCCGCTAAAAACTCGCCACGGGAAGGTGAACCTACGGGGAACGAGAAAAATGCGGCAGGTAAGCTCAAAAGCTCAGCGGCTCGCGTCGCTATCGCCCGTGACGAGGCTTTCCATTTTTACTATGAAGACGCGTTGCGCGATCTGGCCGAGCGCGGCATCGAGTGGGTTCCCTTCCGGCCGGTGGCAGGCGAACCGATCCCGGCGGGGATTGATGGGATCTACCTGGGCGGGGGATATCCGGAA from Heliomicrobium modesticaldum Ice1 encodes the following:
- a CDS encoding cobyrinate a,c-diamide synthase — its product is MIPSVVIAGTHSGAGKTTVTMGLLAALRRRGLTVQSFKAGPDYIDPTFHRLITGRICSNLDTWMMEAGTIKRLFRRAVEGAQVALIEGVMGLFDGAAGELPGGAGSTAALAALLQTPIVLVVDARSAAQSIAAVVYGFRHLNPALPVAGVIFNRVGSVRHGRMVRQAVEQTCRIPVLGCLPRDAVRPMPERHLGLVSAVERRASLEAYWQRLADVIEEHLDVDFLLEQMTVYAAKNSPREGEPTGNEKNAAGKLKSSAARVAIARDEAFHFYYEDALRDLAERGIEWVPFRPVAGEPIPAGIDGIYLGGGYPELYLEQLAANSAFLQELAYLHRNDMPIYAECGGFMTLCRSIRDSNGREYPLAALVPATCVMGEKRRALGYVTAEIAGDSLLGPRGDRLRGHEFHYSDISFVPGVAPSPAFILTKTSTAGENPESRPDGYSRGSLTASYFHFHFSAFSAAMDHFVDRLSSGRLSAAAPTTRPAASRQGRFVLQGGSGP
- a CDS encoding HD domain-containing protein, whose translation is MKTALFSRIRYRCRQVLQAWQPHFSEEELVWADAFLAPEERAVFLEMAPADRRHALDVAHLCHRESGELSPEGQQLLIKAALLHDMGKRNASIGLVHRVLYVLLGSWPVKSQAFHGWPLLGKPLSVLAQHASLGAQEAARRRWTPALVELIQRHHGDCRGERKGTEPEHPEISELLTLLQKADNRC
- the cobK gene encoding precorrin-6A reductase — encoded protein: MIWVVAGTRDARQLVDEIWRAGLPVIASVVSEYGAQLLQEAFSGKVPVRQGAMELSAMRAFVREKGIIAVIDATHPFARAVSENLLQLAAREGVAYLRYERPSVDTTDFLNLIVVRNWEEVLGALGEAGEGETVFLATGSRALPQVIPPLLQKKLRPIARILPDLDSLRLCLDLGLQADQIIAMQGPFSEEMNRAMFAQTKARWLVTKESGAVGGAAAKLRAAAEMGLKTILLCRPDLPYPCITTDFEQAVAWAEERLQ
- a CDS encoding sirohydrochlorin chelatase; translation: MKTGVLMIAHGSRLQEANNHAVAIGRMVQEKYGVEPLVVSFMELAKPSMAEGLAQLVAAGVNDVKVIPLFLYNGVHIQKDIPEELEELQKSYPNIQITVGRPLGADERIAQLIFERIQEVS
- a CDS encoding cobyric acid synthase encodes the protein MAKAIMMQGTSSNVGKSVLAAALCRIFYRDGHKVVPFKSQNMALNSYVTSDGGEMGRAQVVQAEAAGIEPQVEMNPILLKPTGQASSQVIVLGRPIGNISAREYHLEYATSALDTIQACLDKFNNEYDIIVIEGAGSPAEVNLKARDIANMRVAKMADAPVLLVADIDRGGALASIVGTLALLDPDERERVKGIIINKFRGDISLLQPAIDFLEDYTKIPVLGVVPYFRGLNIQEEDSVALEKAERQVPSGERLDIAVIRLPRISNFTDLDALEAEGVARVRYVEEAGELGKPDLVIIPGTKNTIEDMCWLRRKGIDREIQVLAKNGVPLWGICGGYQMLGREIADPAGVESTLPSISGLGLLDMVTTMEAEKVTRLVTATLCGPGPFLSPLQGLTVQGYEIHMGQSNPVGDQPSFCRIRQRGDETVDVADGLVGGDGLVIGSYLHGIFDNEPLRHHLLNTLRRKKGLPEIDFAGIPSIRERREQDYDRLGEIVRQSLRMDLLYEIVGLPGPARGSGSAPVNGSSVSYEPVVAQGSAGSPGTTGIQGPTDPQVG
- the cobU gene encoding bifunctional adenosylcobinamide kinase/adenosylcobinamide-phosphate guanylyltransferase, coding for MKMYIQSGELVLVTGGARSGKSAWAEQLAAEAAGTKPEQVVYVATAGVFDEEMRRRVDTHRQRRPAAWQTVEEPLDLLRVIDEWDEEGRVILIDCLTLWTTNLLLPQYREEEWNNQKEQTLVDMARHTAKRASASRATVIAVGNEVGWGIVPPDPLSRAFRDAAGRVQQAFATEAHRVYLAVAGCPLQVKGPA
- the cbiB gene encoding adenosylcobinamide-phosphate synthase CbiB, translated to MNVIAPLSVKELSIFLDCGLSIGAVTLLLALLYDSLVGDPRWLPHPVIGIGKVITFLEKKLYPASDGGSALANFLKGMVLSVITVASTFSVAALVMLALHLAGFSTAVDNVLTWPALLGKLAAATLLGIAFAGRCLAEAALEIKGLLEQGDLVEARRKLSWIVGRDTVNLGESEIVRATVETVAENTVDGITSPLFYALLLGIPGAYAYKAINTLDSMIGYRNERYLWFGRFAARLDDAANYIPARLTGLSMVLAATMMGFPFKRMIAAWREDARRHPSPNSGIPESIMAGALGVQLGGLNYYQGQPSHRATMGRPLVPLEARHIGQAVQVMALTTAIFAFAGSAILIGLGKWL
- a CDS encoding precorrin-8X methylmutase; protein product: MDYITDPRAIETKSMEIIDGLIGPLPVSAEERKVIKRVVHTTGDPDFAKLVRWSHGAVPIGIAALARGASVFTDVNMVRVGVNSRLLTIKGGNVVCAISEPRVVAEAERTGKTRAMTAFDLLAPEMNGAVIAIGNAPTALFHLLSLVEAGRCRPALVVGTPVGFVGAAESKEALTQADVPYITVTGNKGGSNIAAAIVNAMLLQMP